One window from the genome of Patescibacteria group bacterium encodes:
- a CDS encoding GIY-YIG nuclease family protein has product MYYTYVLKSKIDNKYYIGYTEDLKNRFKQHNKGLVESTKPRIPLELVYYEACLDKYKALKREQYFKTGFGRRFLKERL; this is encoded by the coding sequence ATGTATTATACTTATGTTTTAAAAAGCAAAATTGATAATAAATATTACATTGGGTATACAGAAGACCTAAAAAATAGATTTAAACAGCACAACAAAGGTTTGGTAGAATCGACTAAACCGCGCATACCTTTAGAACTCGTCTATTATGAAGCCTGTTTGGATAAATACAAAGCATTAAAAAGAGAGCAGTATTTTAAGACAGGTTTTGGGAGACGATTTTTAAAGGAGAGATTGTAG